One Mycolicibacterium pulveris genomic region harbors:
- a CDS encoding HNH endonuclease family protein — protein MNRKRILWLAAIVALAVLVAVQTTTSTGRQVSVVEAEVPTVAPGVDVLVGIPVVPQRVRGHDYRRAAFGDSWTDETTAPGGHNGCDTRNDVLDRDLADKTYVSIKRCPTAVATGTLHDPYTNAVVAFTRGAGVGASVQIDHIVPLALAWDLGARDWPEEMRVRFANDPANLLAVAGKPNQDKGDQEPADWMPPNRAFHCQYAMQFIEVLRGYRLPIDAPSATVLRDAAGTCPTG, from the coding sequence ATGAACCGCAAGCGAATTCTTTGGCTGGCAGCGATCGTCGCGCTGGCCGTGCTCGTCGCCGTGCAGACCACGACGTCGACCGGACGGCAGGTATCGGTCGTGGAGGCCGAGGTGCCCACCGTGGCGCCGGGTGTCGACGTGCTGGTCGGCATTCCGGTGGTGCCGCAGCGGGTGCGCGGCCACGACTACCGGCGCGCCGCGTTCGGCGACAGCTGGACCGACGAGACCACCGCTCCCGGCGGCCATAACGGCTGCGACACCCGAAACGACGTCCTCGACCGCGACCTCGCCGACAAGACGTACGTGTCGATCAAACGGTGCCCCACCGCCGTGGCCACCGGCACCCTGCACGATCCGTACACCAACGCCGTCGTCGCGTTCACCCGCGGCGCCGGTGTCGGGGCGTCGGTCCAAATCGACCACATCGTGCCGCTGGCGCTGGCCTGGGATCTCGGTGCGCGCGACTGGCCCGAGGAGATGCGGGTGCGCTTCGCCAACGACCCGGCCAACCTGCTCGCCGTCGCCGGGAAGCCCAACCAGGACAAGGGTGATCAGGAACCCGCCGACTGGATGCCGCCGAACCGGGCGTTTCACTGCCAGTACGCGATGCAGTTCATCGAGGTGCTGCGCGGTTACCGGCTGCCGATCGACGCGCCGTCGGCGACGGTGTTGCGCGACGCCGCGGGCACCTGCCCGACGGGCTGA
- the recG gene encoding ATP-dependent DNA helicase RecG, with protein sequence MATLSDRLDYIVGKKAAGPLEEHFGIRTVNDLLRHYPRKYSDGMTVLAEGEELKEGEHVTFVDTITGTKVGDMKPQFDKKTGKRRKRKWLRVTLGDRRSPVTATFFNADWMLDDLVVGTRLMLSGEVKYFRRTLQLTHPAFLVLESSKGKTFGTKSLKTIASASGAVGDDVLSAFEREFFPIYPANRKLQSWDIYACVRQVLDVLDPIAEPLPESFLRQHDLITEDQALRAIHIAENKVEREQAQRRLTYDEAIGLQWALVKRRYSELSESGPVAPVRDDGLVAALHARLPFELTAGQTEVLDVISAELASSRPMNRMLQGEVGSGKTIVSVLAMLQMVDAGYQCALLAPTEVLAAQHDRSVRDVLGPLAMAGQLGGEDGATRVALLTGSMSAAQKRAVRDEVASGEAGIVIGTHALLQDAVEFHRLGMVVVDEQHRFGVEQRDRLRSKAPEGVTPHLLVMTATPIPRTVALTHYGDLEVSTLRELPRGRQPISTNTIFITKHRSWLDRAWQRITEEVHAGRQAYVVASRIDADDKPKNDDAQDPERESAPPPVTVIELFEGLRQGPLAGLRLGLMHGRLPADEKDAVMEAFRAGEIDVLVCTTVIEVGVDVPNATVMLVMDADRFGISQLHQLRGRIGRGEHPSLCLLATNLPENSKAGARLKAVASTLDGFELADLDLKERQEGDVLGHTQSGRAITLRFLSLLDHLEIILAARGFCESMYAQDPDDSGLAMLAAPFVDTDRVEFLDKA encoded by the coding sequence GTGGCCACCCTGAGCGATCGGCTCGACTACATCGTCGGCAAGAAGGCCGCCGGACCGCTGGAGGAGCACTTCGGCATCCGCACCGTCAACGACCTGTTGCGTCACTACCCGCGCAAGTACAGCGACGGCATGACGGTCCTGGCCGAGGGCGAGGAGCTGAAAGAAGGCGAGCACGTCACGTTCGTCGACACGATCACCGGCACGAAAGTCGGTGACATGAAGCCGCAGTTCGACAAGAAGACCGGGAAGAGGCGCAAGCGCAAGTGGCTGCGTGTCACCCTCGGAGACCGGCGCTCGCCGGTCACCGCGACGTTCTTCAACGCCGACTGGATGCTCGACGACCTGGTGGTCGGCACCCGGCTGATGCTGTCGGGCGAAGTCAAATACTTCAGGCGCACACTGCAACTGACCCATCCGGCGTTCTTGGTGCTGGAATCATCCAAGGGCAAGACGTTCGGCACCAAATCGCTGAAGACCATCGCCTCGGCGTCGGGCGCCGTCGGCGACGACGTGTTGTCGGCGTTCGAGCGCGAGTTCTTCCCGATCTACCCCGCCAACAGAAAGCTGCAGAGCTGGGACATCTACGCCTGCGTGCGCCAGGTGCTCGACGTGCTCGACCCGATCGCGGAGCCGCTGCCGGAAAGCTTTCTGCGACAACACGATCTGATCACCGAGGATCAGGCGCTGCGCGCCATCCACATCGCCGAGAACAAGGTCGAACGCGAGCAGGCCCAACGCCGGCTCACCTACGACGAAGCCATCGGCCTGCAGTGGGCGTTGGTGAAGCGGCGATACAGCGAGCTGAGCGAGTCCGGGCCGGTGGCGCCCGTCCGCGACGACGGCCTGGTGGCCGCGTTGCATGCCCGGCTGCCGTTCGAATTGACCGCCGGTCAAACCGAAGTGCTCGATGTGATCTCCGCCGAGCTGGCCTCGAGCCGGCCGATGAACCGCATGCTGCAAGGTGAGGTGGGTTCGGGCAAGACGATCGTCAGCGTGCTGGCGATGTTACAGATGGTCGACGCCGGTTATCAGTGCGCCTTGCTGGCGCCGACGGAAGTTCTTGCCGCCCAACATGACCGTTCGGTGCGTGATGTTCTCGGCCCCCTTGCGATGGCGGGTCAGCTCGGCGGTGAGGACGGCGCGACCCGGGTGGCGCTGTTGACCGGGTCGATGTCGGCCGCGCAGAAGCGTGCGGTGCGTGACGAGGTCGCCAGCGGCGAGGCGGGCATCGTCATCGGCACGCACGCGCTGCTGCAGGACGCCGTCGAATTCCACCGGCTGGGCATGGTCGTGGTCGACGAACAACACCGGTTCGGGGTTGAGCAACGAGATCGTTTGCGCAGCAAGGCCCCCGAAGGGGTGACACCGCATCTGCTGGTGATGACGGCGACCCCGATCCCACGCACCGTCGCCCTCACCCATTACGGCGACCTGGAGGTCTCGACCTTGCGCGAACTGCCGCGGGGCCGACAACCGATCTCCACCAACACCATCTTCATCACCAAGCACCGGTCCTGGCTGGACCGGGCCTGGCAACGCATCACCGAAGAGGTCCACGCGGGGCGGCAGGCCTACGTGGTCGCCTCACGCATCGACGCCGACGACAAACCCAAGAACGACGACGCGCAGGACCCCGAGCGGGAAAGTGCCCCGCCACCGGTCACCGTCATCGAATTGTTCGAGGGGCTGCGCCAAGGCCCGCTGGCCGGGCTTCGGCTGGGCCTGATGCACGGCCGACTGCCCGCTGATGAGAAGGACGCGGTGATGGAGGCGTTCCGGGCGGGCGAGATCGATGTGTTGGTGTGCACCACGGTCATCGAGGTTGGTGTGGACGTGCCCAACGCGACGGTGATGCTGGTGATGGATGCGGACAGGTTCGGCATCAGCCAGTTGCACCAGTTGCGCGGCCGTATCGGCCGCGGTGAGCATCCCAGCCTGTGCCTGCTCGCCACCAATCTCCCCGAGAACTCCAAGGCCGGCGCGCGGCTGAAGGCCGTCGCCTCCACGCTGGACGGATTCGAGCTCGCCGACCTGGATCTCAAAGAGCGGCAAGAAGGAGATGTGCTGGGGCACACGCAATCCGGCCGGGCGATCACGCTGAGGTTCTTGTCGCTGCTCGACCACCTGGAGATCATTCTGGCCGCGCGTGGGTTCTGTGAATCGATGTATGCGCAGGACCCCGACGATTCCGGGTTGGCCATGCTGGCGGCGCCGTTCGTCGACACCGATCGGGTCGAGTTCCTCGACAAAGCATGA
- a CDS encoding DAK2 domain-containing protein — translation MSARRLDAAVLRDWAHAAVGDLISHTDEINRLNVFPVADADTGTNMLFTMRSAGAQADALPDTDDVAQVAAALARGALHGARGNSGVILSQILRGLADVTHEAAAERGAVLVDVDAALLASALRRAVSLVVASIGQPVPGTIFTVLRDAANAADQAVFGGAELADALVAVVDAAAVALDKTPGQLAVLAEAGVVDAGGRGLLVLLDAMCATVTGHSPSRQEYVPTPPHTHGPAVTDGATAPPQFEVMYLLAGCDAVGVEKLRAELEGLGESVAIAAAGAGGQYSVHAHVDDAGAAVEAGLAVGAPSRIQITSLTGTGGAHPAGRWARGRAVLSVVDGVGAQELFAGEGSHVLRVQPDTPVSAKQLLHALVDAGAAQVMVLPNGYVAAEELVAGCTAAIGWGIDVVPVPAASMVQGLAALAVHDVERQAVDDGYTMARAAAGARHGSVRVATEAALTWAGMCKPGDGLGISGDEVLVVGDTITAAGAGLIDLLLAAGGELVTVLTGAGVDAGVAAALQEHMHRNHLGIELVTYHTDHRGDALLIGVE, via the coding sequence ATGTCGGCTCGACGCCTTGACGCCGCTGTGCTGCGCGACTGGGCGCACGCCGCCGTCGGCGACCTCATCAGCCACACCGACGAGATCAACCGGCTCAACGTGTTCCCCGTCGCCGACGCGGACACCGGCACGAACATGCTGTTCACCATGCGTTCGGCGGGCGCCCAGGCCGACGCCCTGCCCGACACCGACGACGTTGCGCAGGTGGCCGCCGCCCTGGCCCGCGGCGCGCTGCACGGCGCGCGCGGAAACTCCGGCGTCATCCTGTCGCAGATCCTGCGCGGGCTGGCCGACGTCACCCACGAGGCCGCCGCTGAGCGTGGCGCGGTGCTGGTCGACGTCGACGCCGCCCTGCTCGCCTCGGCGCTGCGCCGCGCGGTCAGCCTGGTCGTCGCCTCGATCGGCCAACCCGTGCCCGGGACCATTTTCACCGTGCTGCGAGACGCGGCCAACGCCGCCGACCAGGCGGTTTTCGGCGGCGCCGAGCTAGCCGACGCCCTGGTGGCCGTGGTCGACGCCGCGGCCGTCGCCCTGGACAAGACACCGGGGCAGCTCGCCGTGTTGGCCGAGGCCGGCGTGGTGGACGCCGGCGGTCGGGGCCTGCTGGTACTCCTGGACGCGATGTGCGCGACGGTGACCGGCCACTCGCCGAGCAGGCAGGAATACGTGCCGACGCCGCCGCACACCCACGGCCCCGCGGTCACCGACGGCGCCACCGCACCGCCGCAGTTCGAGGTGATGTACCTGCTCGCCGGCTGTGACGCTGTCGGGGTGGAGAAGCTGCGCGCCGAGCTGGAGGGGCTCGGCGAGTCGGTGGCCATCGCCGCGGCCGGTGCCGGTGGCCAGTACTCGGTGCACGCCCACGTCGACGACGCCGGTGCCGCGGTCGAGGCCGGCCTGGCCGTCGGCGCACCGAGCCGCATCCAGATCACCTCGCTCACCGGCACCGGCGGCGCCCATCCGGCCGGCCGGTGGGCCCGCGGGCGGGCGGTGCTCTCGGTCGTCGACGGGGTCGGGGCGCAGGAGCTGTTCGCCGGCGAAGGCTCACACGTGTTGCGTGTGCAGCCGGACACCCCGGTCAGCGCCAAACAGCTGTTGCACGCGCTGGTCGACGCGGGCGCGGCCCAGGTCATGGTGCTGCCGAACGGGTACGTCGCCGCGGAGGAACTGGTCGCGGGATGCACGGCGGCGATCGGCTGGGGCATCGACGTGGTGCCGGTGCCCGCGGCGTCGATGGTGCAGGGGCTGGCCGCGCTGGCGGTGCACGACGTCGAGCGGCAAGCGGTCGACGACGGCTACACGATGGCCCGCGCCGCGGCCGGTGCCCGGCACGGGTCGGTGCGCGTGGCCACCGAGGCGGCGTTGACCTGGGCGGGGATGTGCAAACCGGGAGACGGGTTGGGCATCTCGGGCGACGAGGTGCTGGTCGTCGGCGACACCATCACCGCCGCGGGCGCCGGGTTGATCGACCTGCTGCTGGCCGCGGGCGGTGAACTGGTCACCGTGCTCACCGGCGCCGGCGTCGACGCCGGCGTGGCCGCGGCACTGCAGGAACACATGCACCGCAACCATCTGGGCATCGAGCTGGTCACCTATCACACCGACCACCGCGGCGATGCGCTGCTGATCGGGGTGGAGTAG
- the rpmB gene encoding 50S ribosomal protein L28 gives MAAVCDICGKGPGFGKSVSHSHRRTSRRWDPNIQTVHAAGPGGNKKRINACTSCIKAGKVARG, from the coding sequence ATGGCTGCCGTCTGCGATATCTGCGGGAAGGGCCCCGGCTTCGGCAAGTCGGTGTCGCACTCCCATCGCCGGACCAGCCGTCGGTGGGATCCGAACATCCAGACCGTGCACGCTGCCGGTCCGGGCGGCAACAAGAAGCGCATCAACGCGTGCACGTCGTGCATCAAGGCCGGAAAGGTCGCCCGCGGCTGA
- a CDS encoding uracil-DNA glycosylase, with the protein MTARPLRELVDDGWAAALEPVAPQVARMGEFLRAELAAGNGYLPAGQNVLRAFTFPFERVRVLIVGQDPYPTPGHAVGLSFSVAANVRPLPRSLENIFTEYSKDLGYPPPATGDLTPWAERGVMLLNRVLTVRPGSPASHRGKGWEAVTECAIRALVARGQPLVAVLWGRDASTLKPMLEGSDCVSIESPHPSPLSASRGFFGSRPFSRANELLDKLGTDPIDWRLP; encoded by the coding sequence GTGACGGCGCGGCCACTGCGTGAACTCGTCGACGACGGTTGGGCCGCAGCGCTGGAGCCGGTGGCCCCGCAGGTCGCCCGGATGGGGGAATTTCTGCGCGCGGAGCTGGCCGCGGGCAACGGTTACCTGCCTGCCGGTCAGAATGTGTTGCGGGCCTTCACCTTCCCGTTCGAGCGGGTCAGGGTGCTCATCGTCGGCCAGGATCCCTATCCCACCCCCGGCCACGCGGTCGGGTTGAGCTTCTCGGTGGCCGCGAACGTGCGTCCGCTGCCGCGGAGCCTGGAAAACATCTTCACCGAGTACAGCAAGGACCTCGGTTATCCGCCGCCGGCGACGGGCGATCTCACACCGTGGGCAGAGCGCGGCGTGATGCTTCTCAACAGGGTGCTGACCGTGCGACCCGGCAGCCCCGCGTCGCATCGCGGCAAAGGATGGGAAGCGGTGACCGAATGTGCGATCAGGGCGCTGGTCGCCCGCGGGCAACCGCTGGTGGCGGTGCTGTGGGGGCGCGACGCGTCCACGTTGAAGCCGATGCTCGAGGGCAGCGACTGTGTGTCGATCGAGTCACCGCACCCGTCGCCGCTTTCGGCATCGCGCGGGTTCTTCGGCTCGCGGCCGTTCAGCCGGGCCAACGAGCTGCTCGACAAGTTGGGCACCGACCCGATCGACTGGCGCCTGCCCTAG
- a CDS encoding DUF1330 domain-containing protein: protein MTVYAIAQLKFTDRHAYDRYQARFMEVFQRHAGTLLAADDAPQVVEGQSDREKVVLMSFPDEASFRKWAESPEYQEISKDRRAGADTVVQLVKGIS from the coding sequence GTGACGGTGTACGCGATCGCTCAGTTGAAGTTCACGGATCGACACGCCTACGACCGGTACCAGGCGCGTTTCATGGAGGTCTTTCAACGGCATGCTGGGACGCTGCTTGCCGCCGACGACGCTCCCCAGGTGGTGGAAGGCCAGTCGGATCGAGAGAAGGTGGTTCTGATGTCGTTTCCTGACGAAGCGTCGTTTCGTAAGTGGGCTGAATCACCTGAGTACCAAGAGATCTCCAAAGACCGTCGCGCAGGTGCGGACACCGTGGTGCAGTTGGTCAAGGGAATCTCGTGA